A stretch of Porites lutea chromosome 5, jaPorLute2.1, whole genome shotgun sequence DNA encodes these proteins:
- the LOC140937389 gene encoding uncharacterized protein, with product MTEGESESTYGAVGSTTPVREGEEHERVRSISSFYDDQTKDCRTVSDVGAEKARLHEGEQEEKPGDELFLSFDSSPNECVNGITTEKMARPTYMSLSNNEQSKSDASSSISPGSSQPRRVSFLAKPNHNEATDPDVAYDNRGYSSDMMSSTDSIKRVRAITNCSVRYHTHSEGEECNESDISQLTLNFQQNSQSTPRARRRRYTRHGTLVSDSFVNECICCCTII from the coding sequence ATGACAGAGGGAGAGAGTGAAAGCACATACGGCGCTGTTGGGTCAACCACGCCAGTTAGAGAAGGTGAGGAGCACGAAAGAGTGCGGAGCATCAGTTCATTTTACGATGACCAAACAAAAGACTGCAGAACTGTATCGGATGTAGGTGCTGAAAAAGCAAGGTTGCACGAGGGAGAGCAAGAAGAAAAACCTGGAGACGAATTGTTTCTTTCATTTGACAGCTCTCCTAATGAATGCGTCAACGgtataacaacagaaaaaatggCGAGACCCACCTACATGTCTCTCAGTAACAACGAACAATCAAAATCTGATGCTAGTTCATCGATTAGTCCAGGCAGCTCTCAACCCCGTCGAGTGTCATTTTTGGCTAAACCTAATCATAATGAAGCGACAGACCCTGACGTTGCTTATGACAACCGTGGCTATTCCTCCGACATGATGTCATCAACAGACTCAATAAAGCGCGTGCGTGCTATCACAAACTGCAGCGTTCGTTACCACACACATAGTGAAGGTGAAGAGTGCAACGAAAGTGATATTTCTCAACTCACTTTGAACTTTCAGCAAAATTCACAGAGCACGCCTCGGGCGCGAAGGAGAAGGTATACGAGACACGGCACCCTTGTATCGGATTCCTTCGTCAACGAATGTATTTGTTGCTGCACAATTATTTAA